In Solea senegalensis isolate Sse05_10M linkage group LG18, IFAPA_SoseM_1, whole genome shotgun sequence, a single window of DNA contains:
- the lipf gene encoding gastric triacylglycerol lipase, whose amino-acid sequence MLCVVVCVCVCVFLLSGPVSVHSSVLRSHDVHRHSLLRLDPEVNMNITEIIRHWGYTAEEHEVLTEDGYILSVNRIPQGHKHTAGPRPAVLLQHGLLAAGSNWITNPPNSSLGYVLADAGYDVWLGNSRGNTWSRRHRTLHPDQDQFWMFSHDEMALKDLPAVVNHILKTTRQQHIYYIGHSQGTTTAFIAFSTLPELSSKIRLFVALAPVATVAFTHSPMTKMSVLPEPLIWKVFGRRDFLPQSYQIKWFAEHVCGKQLLSELCGNLFFVLCGFDEKNLNMSRTAVYTTHCPAGTSVQNMIHWAQAVHEGKLMAFDFGRSGNMKHYNQSTPPEYHIKNMKVPTALFSGGQDTLADPKDVDVLRTQVPQLVFHKRIEHWEHLDFIWGLDAPEQMFPDILQLLQQHH is encoded by the exons atgttgtgtgttgtagtgtgtgtgtgtgtgtgtgtgttcctcctcTCTGGACCAGTCAGTGTCCACTCGTCTGTCCTGAGGTCACATGACGTCCACCGACACTCGCTATTACGTCTGGACCCTGAAGTAAACATGAACATC acagaAATTATCAGACACTGGGGTTACACAGCAGAGGAACACGAGGTTCTGACGGAGGACGGGTACATCCTCAGTGTGAACAGGATCCcacaaggacacaaacacactgcag GTCCACGGCCGGCGGTGCTGCTCCAGCACGGCCTCCTCGCCGCCGGCAGTAACTGGATCACTAACCCGCCAAACAGCAGCCTGGGATACGTGCTCGCCGACGCCGGCTACGACGTGTGGTTAGGAAACAGCCGGGGGAACACCTGGTCCAGAAGACACCGGACCCTTCACCCGGACCAGGACCAGTTCTGGATGTTCAG tcatGATGAAATGGCTCTGAAGGATCTTCCTGCCGTCGTTAATCACATCCTGAAGACGACgagacaacaacacatttattacatCGGACACTCACAGGGGACGAcaacag CATTCATAGCGTTCTCCACGCTGCCTGAACTGTCCAGTAAGATCCGGTTGTTCGTGGCGTTGGCTCCGGTGGCGACAGTCGCCTTCACGCACAGTCCCATGACCAAGATGTCCGTCCTGCCTGAGCCGCTAATCTGG AAGGTGTTTGGGAGGCGGGACTTCCTGCCTCAGAGTTACCAGATCAAGTGGTTTGCTGAACACGTGTGTGGGAAGCAGCTGCTCAGTGAACTCTGTGGAAACTTGTTCTTTGTCCTCTGTGGCTTTGACGagaaaaacctcaacatg AGTCGGACTGCGGTTTATACGACACACTGTCCTGCAGGGACGTCTGTCCAGAACATGATCCACTGGGCCCAG GCTGTTCATGAAGGGAAACTGATGGCGTTTGACTTTGGACGTTCAGGAAACATGAAACATTATAATCAG tccaCTCCCCCTGAGTATCACATCAAGAACATGAAGGTTCCCACCGCGTTGTTCTCGGGGGGTCAGGACACGCTGGCTGACCCCAAAGACGTCGATGTGCTCCGCACTCAG GTCCCTCAGCTGGTCTTCCATAAACGCATTGAACACTGGGAACACCTGGACTTCATCTGGGGCCTGGACGCTCCGGAGCAGATGTTTCCTGAcatcctgcagctgctgcagcagcaccacTAG